The Lachnospiraceae bacterium KM106-2 nucleotide sequence ACAGGTTCCTGCTCACTTTCATCAAAGTTTGGCTGAAAATCAACCAAACCTTTATCCAAGTTATCTAAAAGGGTAAGAGCACCCTTGCTTAATCTTGCTTCTGTATAACGCATGGCAGCGGCGCTGTCACCGTCAATTGAACCGAAGTTACCATGTCCATCTACTAATGGAATGGATAAAGAATAATCCTGAGCCATACGAACAAGGGCGTCATAAATGGAACTATCACCATGAGGGTGATATTTACCCATAGTATCACCAACGATACGGGCACTCTTTCTGTGTGGCTTGTCCGGTGCAAGACCTAATTCTTTCATGGCGTATAGGATACGTCTTTGAACTGGCTTTAAACCGTCACGTACATCAGGAAGTGCACGTGAAATGATTACGCTCATGGCATAATCACGGTAGGAATTCTTCATTTCTTCAGAAAAATCCAATTGTATAATGTTATTATCAATCGTTTGATTCATACTGCTTATCCTTCCTTAGTTAAATGTCAAGCTTAGCATAACGTGCTTCTTCCATGATGAAAGAACGTCTAGGAGGAACGTTACTGCTCATTAAGGTTGTTGTAATGTCATCCGCTTCTACCATATCATTTAAAGTAACACGAGCAAGAATACGAGTCTCAGGATTTAAAGTTGTCTCCCATAACTGGTTGGCATCCATTTCACCAAGACCTTTGTATCGCTGCAAGCCAGTAATCTTTTTACCGGATGTTTTACGGAATTTATCTAATTCAAAATCATTAAATAAGTATTCGCTTGTTTTTTTCTTGCCTTTTCCTGATTCATATTCTACGCGGTAAAGAGGTGGGAGACCACGGTATACCTTGCCTTCAAGAATTAACTCAGGCATGAATCGATAGAAGAAAGTAAGTAGAAGCGTACTAATATGAGCACCATCGACATCGGCATCGGTAAGGATGATGATCTTATGGAATTTTAATTTATTGATATCAAATTCATCACCGATTCCACAGCCAAAGCATGCGATCATTGATTTAATTTCGTTATTAACGAGAATCTTTTCTAACGTTGCTTTTTCTACATTTAAAATCTTACCACGGAGAGGAAGAACGGCTTGCGTCTTACGATTTCTAGCTGTCTTAACAGTACCGCCGGCAGAATCACCTTCTACGATGTAGATTTCACATTCTTCTGGTTTCTTAGAAGAGCAGCTGGCAAGTTTACTTCTTGTATCAACATCATTTAATGATTTTAACATAGCGGTTCTAGCTTTATCACCGGCTCTTCTTGCATTGTAAGATTTTAATGAATTTTCAAGAATGGCACGAAGTACTTCAACGTTCTTATCGAAGTAATGCTGTACCTTTGTACTGAATACATCATCAACCGCACTCTTTGCATCGGTATTACCAAGCTTTGTCTTTGTTTGTCCTTCAAACTGTGGATCCGGATGTTTGATAGAGATGATAGATACTAAACCATTACGGATATCCTTACCATCAAAGTTATCATCTTTATCTTTTAAGATACCAAGTTCTCTAGCATATTGATTCATGACTCTGGTAAGTGCCATTTTGAAACCAGTTACTAGGGTACCACCATCAACAACATTGATACGGTTACAGTAAGAATTGATCTGTTCATTGTAGTTTGTTGTGTATTGGAATGCGATTTCTACTTCGATTCCTTCGCTTGTTCCCTCTATATAAATGACATCATCATGAAGAGGTGTATTTTCACGGTTTAAATAAGCAACGAAACTTTGAATACCAAGTTCTTCTTGATAAACCGTTTTTTCATTGTTAATTTCATCCTTAAAAACAAGTTTTAAATTTTTATTTAAGAAAGCAAGTTCTTGTAATTTCTTTTTGATCGTTTCTGGTTTGAATTCAATTGTTTCGAAAATAGTTGCGTCAGGGTAGAAAGTAACTTTTGTGCCGGTATCTGATTTTGCACATTTTCCCACAACTGGGAGTAATCCATTTTCAAGTTCAATAACTGGATGACCACCATTTTGATATTCATCACGGTAAATTTTACCTTCTCGTTTTACTTCAACGACTAACTTTGTAGATAACGCATTAACAACTGAGGCACCTACACCATGAAGACCACCGGATACTTTATATGCACCATTTCCGAATTTACCACCGGCATGGAGGATTGTATAAACGACACGTGCGGTAGGAATTCCTTTTGTTGGATGGATATCGACAGGGACACCACGACCATTATCTTGAATCGTAATACCACCATCTTTTTGCAATGTGATATCAACTTCCGTACAGAATCCTGCAAGATGTTCATCAATACCATTATCAAGGATTTCCCAAATTAGATGATGGAGACCTCTTGAACCAGTGCTGCCAATATACATACCCGGACGTTTACGAACAGCTTCCAAGCCTTCTAATATAACAATTTGACTTCCATTGTATTGTTCCATAGTCAATTAGCCATAAGAGATGAGATATGATTCAACTCTTAAAGCCTCTCCTTCCTATCATGTTTCTAGTGTGGCTTTGGCATATGTAAAAACAGACTAAGCCAAAGCAATTGTTATATAGTATAACATATTTTAAAGAAAAAAACCACAGGAAACGACCATATGTTTGTGTGTGAGGGAAGTTTGTGTATTTATTAACATACAACAGAAATATCCATTGTCAAATTTAAAAGTCAGTATTAAAATCTAATAATAGTAACTATTATTAAATATTAATTTCAAGTAATAATAAATAGATATAGAATAGAAAGACAGAGGGAATATATGAAGAAAGTTGAAATTAAAAAAGGGATATACTATGTTGGTGCTGTTGATTGGAATGTTAGAAGTTTTCATGGTTATTCAACGAATCGTGGTGCAACCTATAATGCATACTTGATCATAGATGAGAAGATTGCTTTAGTTGATACGGTAAAAGCACCATTTGCTACCGAATTACTGGAGCGGATCTCTGAAATTATCGATCCATCAAAGATTGATTACGTGATCAGTAATCATGTTGAGATGGATCATTCAGGTGCATTGCCTGAGGTTATGAAAGTAGCAGTTAATGCCAAGGTAGTAACATCACTTCCAAGTGGGATCAAAGGTCTTACAGCACATTATGGAGAGTATGATTACCTTGGAGTGAAAGCGGGTGATACGTTGTCGCTCGGTAAGAGAACATTAGCATTTGTAGGAACGCCGATGTTACATTGGCCTGATAATATGGTCACATATTGTCCAGAAGAGAAGTTATTATTCTCTAATGATGCTTTTGGACAGCATTATGCATCGAACTTCATCTTTGATGATCTTGTGAATTATGATGAGATGATGCATGAGGCTAAGAAATATTATGCTAATATTCTTATGCCATATGGTAAGCAGGCGCTTAAAGCATTGGAAATTGTAAAAGGGTTAGAACTAGATATGATCGCTCCAAGTCATGGAGTGGTACTTCGTAGTCATATCAAGGATATGTTTGATCTTTATGAGACATTAAGCAAAGGGGAATGTCATGAAGAGGCCGTAGTTGTATATGATTCGATGTGGAGTTCTACAGAAAAGATGGCGCGTGCGATCGTAGAAGGCTTTGCATTAGCTGGTGTTAGTGCCAAAATATATGATCTAAAAGCAAATCATATCTCAGATATTATGACAGAAGTACAGACAGCAAAATATATTGCGGTTGGTTCGCCTACATTAAATAATAATATGCTTCCTACCGTAGCTGCATTTTTATGCTATATGAGAGGACTTTCACCGAAGGACAAATATGCATTTGCTTTTGGATCTTATGGCTGGGGAGGCCAAGGAGTTGCTCAGGTAGATGAGGAGTTAACAAAGATGGAATGTCAGATGATCTGTGACCCAATAAAGACTGCGTATGTTCCAAGTAAAGAATATCTTAGAGAGATGGAACAGACTTTAAAAGAAATTTTAAACTAAGTTTATTGAAAAAAATAGAATAGAGCGCTATACTTGTCTCGTAAAATAGAATAAGGACGGGGAGCTGACCGGAGTTGGCTGAGAGGAAACTATATCGTTTCGACCCATAACCTGATTTGGATAATGCCAACGTAGGGAATCGTGATGAGAATTTAAAGAGGTACCCGCGGGTACCTCTTTTTTGCTTTATGAGAGGAGTACCTTCGATTGAATCCAAACAGGAGGAAAGGAGATCATCTTATTATGAGAAAAGAAGGAATGACAAGGAAATTAGCATTAGCAGGAGTGCTTACGGCAATTGCGGTTGTTGGGAGTTTATTAAGTTTCCCGGTGGCCGGAAGTAAATGTGCTCCCGTACAGCATATGGTAAATGTCTTGAGTGCAGTTATGCTGGGGCCTTGGTGGGGAATTGGTATTGCTTTTTGTGCTAGTTTACTACGAAATTTATTTGCTATCGGAAGTTTAATGGCATTTCCAGGGAGCATGGTAGGTGCTCTATGCTGTGGACTCATTTATCAATTGACTAAAAAAGTAAGTCTTACTTGTATTGCTGAGGCATTTGGAACCGGTGTACTTGGTGGGATGGCAGCCTATCCAGTAGCAAAGGTCCTTATGGGATTAGAGCCAGCAGGCCTTTTTGTCTATATGATCCCATTTTTAATTTCTACCGTAGCAGGAAGTATTTTAGCATTTTTATTAGTAACGATCTTACAGAAGAGTCATGTGATGGAGCAGTTTTATGGAGAAGAGTAAGGAGAATGGGGGAGTAAAATGAGAAATTATACAACACAAATGGATGCTGCAAGAAAAGGAATGATAACAAAACAGATGGAAATTGTTGCAGAGAAGGAGCAACTACCAGTACATACACTTCTTAAGCTTGTGGCTGAGGGAAAAGTAGCAATTTGTGCAAATAAGAATCACCAATGTCTTGATCCAGAAGGAATCGGAAGTATGCTTCGAACCAAGGTCAATGTGAATCTTGGAGTATCGCGGGATTGTAAAGATTATAATGTAGAGATGCAAAAGGTGATGAGTGCAGTGGAATTAGGTGCCGAGGCGATCATGGATTTATCGAGTCATGGAAATACACAGCCATTTCGTAAACGATTAACAAAGGAGTGTCCTGTTATGATCGGTACCGTTCCCGTATATGATAGTGTGATCCACTATCAGCGGGATCTTGCAACTTTAACGGCACAAGATTTTATCGATGTTGTTCGTCTTCATGCAGAAGATGGAGTGGATTTTGTAACGTTACATTGTGGAATCACGAGAAAGACCATTGAACAGATCAAGACTCATAAGAGGAAAATGAATATCGTCAGCCGTGGAGGAAGCCTCGTTTTTGCCTGGATGAGTATGACAGGAGAGGAAAATCCATTTTATGAATATTTTGATCAGATTTTAGATATCTGTGAGGAGTACGATGTTACAATTTCTTTAGGAGATGCTTGTCGTCCAGGATGCTTAGCCGATGCTACTGATGTATGTCAGATAGAGGAATTAGTTCGTCTAGGAGAATTGACAAAACGAGCATGGGCACATAATGTTCAGGTAATGGTCGAAGGACCGGGACATGTACCACTGAATCAAGTGGCAGCCAATATGGAAGTGCAAAAGAGTATCTGTATGGGGGCACCTTTTTATGTATTAGGACCACTTGTAACAGATATCGCACCAGGTTATGATCATATTACAGCAGCAATTGGTGGAGCAGTTGCAGCTATGAATGGAGCAGCGTTTTTATGCTACGTGACACCAGCGGAACATTTAGCATTACCCAATATTGCTGATGTGAAGCAAGGAATTATTGCATCTAAAATAGCAGCACATGCAGCAGATATTGCAAAGGGAATTCCAGGAGCCAGGGATCAGGATGATCGTATGGCAGAAGCTCGTCATAAGCTGGATTGGGAAGCTCAGTTTGAGTGCGCTATCGATGGTGATACAGCAAAAGCAATTCGTGATGACAGACTTCCGGAGGATGATCATAGTGACACTTGCAGTATGTGTGGAAAGTTTTGTGCAGTACGTAGTATGAACAAGGCATTAGCAGGAGAGTATATTGATATTTTATGATTTCATTGACAGGAAAGAAAAATAGCAGTATACTTATAGTGTTCCTAAAAAGAAACACTAATAATAAGCGGAGGTATTTTTTATGGTAGAGCAACTAATGATGTTTGGATTAACAAGACAGGAGGCTACCATCTATATAGCGCTATTATCAGAAGGAACATTATCAGGATATGAGACTGCTAAAGTAACAGGAATTTCAAGGTCCAATACATATAATGCATTGGCTGGCTTGGTTGAAAAGGGTGCTGCATATATAATTGAAGAAAATGCAGCAAAGTACACGCCGGTTGCAGTGAAAGAATTTTGCGATAATAAATTATTCGCATTACAGAACATAGAGGATGAGCTAGTTAAGAATCTTCCAAAAGAAAAGGAAGAGACACAAGGCTATATTACGATTAAAGGAGATCATCATATTCTTGATAAGATGCGCAACATGTTAGTAGGAGCTAAGAGCAGAGTCTACATCAGCGTATCGCAAGCAATTCTTATTCAGTTTGAACAGGAATTAAAGCAATTACTAGATCATGAAATTAAAGTGGTTGTTTTAAGCGAAGAAAGTTTTGGATTAGAAGGAGCTATCTTTTATCATAAGAAAGTACCAGCAGGTCAAATAAGGCTTATCGTTGACTCAGTCAATGTATTGACCGGAGAGATCAGAAATGAGGATGGTACCTGCCTGTATTCGAAGAATAAGAATCTTGTAGATGTATTTAAAGAGATGTTGAAAAATGAAATCAAATTGATTTCTATGACATCGACAACATAAGAAAACAGGAAAAGGAGATTGGTAGTATGTGCAGTAAAAAGAAGCCATTTGTTACATTACAACAAGTCAAAGAGATCACGAAGACCTATCCTACCCCATTTCACATTTATGATGAATCGGGAATCAGAGAAAATGCAAGAAAGCTAAGAAAAGCATTTTCCTGGAACAAAGGATTTAAAGAGTTTTTCGCTGTCAAGGCAACTCCTAATCCATATATTTTAAATATATTAAAAGAAGAAGGATGTGGAACAGATTGTTCCTCATTAACCGAATTGATGTTATCCAATGCACTGGGATTCCAGCAAGGAGAGATCATGTTCTCTTCTAATACCACACCAGCAGAAGAGTTTAAAAAGGCAAAAGAAGTGAATGCCATCATTAACTTAGATGATTACACACATATTGATCTCGTAAATAATTTAATTGGCATTCCAGAAACAATCTGCTGCCGGTATAATCCAGGTGGGCTATTTAAGATCAGTACGGATATCATGGATAATCCAGGAGATGCGAAATATGGTTTTACAAAGGAACAGATGATTGATGGATATAAGAAGTTAATGGGTCTGGGTGCTAAGAATTTTGGAATTCATTCATTCTTGGCAAGTAATACGGTAAGTAATGAATATTATCCGGCTTTGGCTAAGATCCTTTTTGAATTAGCAGTAGAGTTGAAAGAGAAGACTGGCGCCCATATTACTTTTATTAACCTATCCGGTGGTGTTGGAATTCCTTATCGTCCTGATCAAGAAGAAAATGATATTATGGTGATCGGCGAAGGCGTAAGAAAAGCCTATGAGGAAATCTTAGTACCAGCAGGAATGGGTGATGTGGCAATCTATACAGAACTCGGAAGATTTATGTTAGGACCTTATGGATGTCTTGTAGCACAGGCGACTCATGAGAAACATATCTATAAAGAATATATTGGTTTGGATGCATGTGCGGTCAACTTAATGCGTCCAGCTATGTATGGTGCTTACCATCATATCACGGTTCTTGGTAAAGAGAATGAGCCTTGTGATCATAAATATGATGTAACCGGTTCCTTATGTGAGAATAATGATAAATTTGCTATTGATCGCATGCTACCTAAGATTGATATGGGTGATTATTTAGTAATTCATGATACCGGCGCACATGGATTCTCTATGGGATATAACTATAATGGAAAATTACGTTCTGCAGAGTTGCTCTTACAGCGAGATGGGAATGTGAAATTAATTCGACGTGCAGAGACACCAGAAGATTATTTCGCAACTTTTGATTTTTGTGACATATTAAAAGATATGAAATATTGATTTAGTTAAGGAAAAGGCAATTGTTGGTGGTGACAATTGCCTTTTCTTTTTGTTACAGTTTGTTTTGTGATGTTAAGCACATCATCATAGAGTCGATACTCCGCGCTGTTTTAGCAGAAGTATTTCCTTAATATATGAAAGTAATATTTTAAAATAGTAGAAAAAGTAATAAAAAATACTATAAAATAAAAAAAATGCTGTTTTCCTATAATGTTAATCCTCAAACATCCGATAAATTAAGTAGTAAAGTTGTAATACACGATAGATTAGGTGGTGAGAAAATGAGAGTAGATGCATATAACAAAATTAGTCAATTATATCAAGTACAACAGACCGAAAAAATTACAAAAGTAAATAAGAAAAGTACAGGCGATAAATTAGAGATTTCACAAATGGGAAAGGATTACCATGTTGCAAAGAGCGCAGTAAACAATGCTCCTGACATCCGGTATGATAAAGTAAATAAAATTAAAGAAGCAATGAAAACAGGAACTTATAACGTAGATATGTCAGAAGTAGCTGAAAAGCTAGCAGATCATATGTTTGATTCTTTAATTTAAACATAGATAGATGTAAGGAGAGAATTTAATATTGGCAAGTTTAGTGGAAGAATTAATTACGACTTTGCAAAATGAGGAAAAGATCTATACAACATTGATTCCGATTGTAACGACAAAGACGTCAGTCATTGTAGAGAATAATCTGCAGAAACTCGAAGCGATCACGGAGAGAGAGCAAGAGTATATGCAGCAGGTAACGAACCTGGAAGCGAAACGAAGAGAAATCATAAACAATATGGGAATCGTTATGGGAAAGAATCCCCAGGACTTAACATTAAAACAAATTATTGGCTTATTGGA carries:
- a CDS encoding transcriptional regulator, TrmB family, encoding MVEQLMMFGLTRQEATIYIALLSEGTLSGYETAKVTGISRSNTYNALAGLVEKGAAYIIEENAAKYTPVAVKEFCDNKLFALQNIEDELVKNLPKEKEETQGYITIKGDHHILDKMRNMLVGAKSRVYISVSQAILIQFEQELKQLLDHEIKVVVLSEESFGLEGAIFYHKKVPAGQIRLIVDSVNVLTGEIRNEDGTCLYSKNKNLVDVFKEMLKNEIKLISMTSTT
- a CDS encoding substrate-specific component ThiW of predicted thiazole ECF transporter is translated as MRKEGMTRKLALAGVLTAIAVVGSLLSFPVAGSKCAPVQHMVNVLSAVMLGPWWGIGIAFCASLLRNLFAIGSLMAFPGSMVGALCCGLIYQLTKKVSLTCIAEAFGTGVLGGMAAYPVAKVLMGLEPAGLFVYMIPFLISTVAGSILAFLLVTILQKSHVMEQFYGEE
- a CDS encoding negative regulator of flagellin synthesis; the protein is MRVDAYNKISQLYQVQQTEKITKVNKKSTGDKLEISQMGKDYHVAKSAVNNAPDIRYDKVNKIKEAMKTGTYNVDMSEVAEKLADHMFDSLI
- a CDS encoding rubredoxin-oxygen oxidoreductase; translated protein: MKKVEIKKGIYYVGAVDWNVRSFHGYSTNRGATYNAYLIIDEKIALVDTVKAPFATELLERISEIIDPSKIDYVISNHVEMDHSGALPEVMKVAVNAKVVTSLPSGIKGLTAHYGEYDYLGVKAGDTLSLGKRTLAFVGTPMLHWPDNMVTYCPEEKLLFSNDAFGQHYASNFIFDDLVNYDEMMHEAKKYYANILMPYGKQALKALEIVKGLELDMIAPSHGVVLRSHIKDMFDLYETLSKGECHEEAVVVYDSMWSSTEKMARAIVEGFALAGVSAKIYDLKANHISDIMTEVQTAKYIAVGSPTLNNNMLPTVAAFLCYMRGLSPKDKYAFAFGSYGWGGQGVAQVDEELTKMECQMICDPIKTAYVPSKEYLREMEQTLKEILN
- a CDS encoding diaminopimelate decarboxylase — protein: MCSKKKPFVTLQQVKEITKTYPTPFHIYDESGIRENARKLRKAFSWNKGFKEFFAVKATPNPYILNILKEEGCGTDCSSLTELMLSNALGFQQGEIMFSSNTTPAEEFKKAKEVNAIINLDDYTHIDLVNNLIGIPETICCRYNPGGLFKISTDIMDNPGDAKYGFTKEQMIDGYKKLMGLGAKNFGIHSFLASNTVSNEYYPALAKILFELAVELKEKTGAHITFINLSGGVGIPYRPDQEENDIMVIGEGVRKAYEEILVPAGMGDVAIYTELGRFMLGPYGCLVAQATHEKHIYKEYIGLDACAVNLMRPAMYGAYHHITVLGKENEPCDHKYDVTGSLCENNDKFAIDRMLPKIDMGDYLVIHDTGAHGFSMGYNYNGKLRSAELLLQRDGNVKLIRRAETPEDYFATFDFCDILKDMKY
- a CDS encoding DNA gyrase subunit B; this translates as MEQYNGSQIVILEGLEAVRKRPGMYIGSTGSRGLHHLIWEILDNGIDEHLAGFCTEVDITLQKDGGITIQDNGRGVPVDIHPTKGIPTARVVYTILHAGGKFGNGAYKVSGGLHGVGASVVNALSTKLVVEVKREGKIYRDEYQNGGHPVIELENGLLPVVGKCAKSDTGTKVTFYPDATIFETIEFKPETIKKKLQELAFLNKNLKLVFKDEINNEKTVYQEELGIQSFVAYLNRENTPLHDDVIYIEGTSEGIEVEIAFQYTTNYNEQINSYCNRINVVDGGTLVTGFKMALTRVMNQYARELGILKDKDDNFDGKDIRNGLVSIISIKHPDPQFEGQTKTKLGNTDAKSAVDDVFSTKVQHYFDKNVEVLRAILENSLKSYNARRAGDKARTAMLKSLNDVDTRSKLASCSSKKPEECEIYIVEGDSAGGTVKTARNRKTQAVLPLRGKILNVEKATLEKILVNNEIKSMIACFGCGIGDEFDINKLKFHKIIILTDADVDGAHISTLLLTFFYRFMPELILEGKVYRGLPPLYRVEYESGKGKKKTSEYLFNDFELDKFRKTSGKKITGLQRYKGLGEMDANQLWETTLNPETRILARVTLNDMVEADDITTTLMSSNVPPRRSFIMEEARYAKLDI
- a CDS encoding hydroxymethylpyrimidine phosphate synthase ThiC, producing MRNYTTQMDAARKGMITKQMEIVAEKEQLPVHTLLKLVAEGKVAICANKNHQCLDPEGIGSMLRTKVNVNLGVSRDCKDYNVEMQKVMSAVELGAEAIMDLSSHGNTQPFRKRLTKECPVMIGTVPVYDSVIHYQRDLATLTAQDFIDVVRLHAEDGVDFVTLHCGITRKTIEQIKTHKRKMNIVSRGGSLVFAWMSMTGEENPFYEYFDQILDICEEYDVTISLGDACRPGCLADATDVCQIEELVRLGELTKRAWAHNVQVMVEGPGHVPLNQVAANMEVQKSICMGAPFYVLGPLVTDIAPGYDHITAAIGGAVAAMNGAAFLCYVTPAEHLALPNIADVKQGIIASKIAAHAADIAKGIPGARDQDDRMAEARHKLDWEAQFECAIDGDTAKAIRDDRLPEDDHSDTCSMCGKFCAVRSMNKALAGEYIDIL